A region from the Lolium perenne isolate Kyuss_39 chromosome 4, Kyuss_2.0, whole genome shotgun sequence genome encodes:
- the LOC127346910 gene encoding uncharacterized protein — MNNFFNIVPALSKHYLKPPNPAQVHPKIRNNPRYFPYFQNCLGAIGGTHVPMNINGDIATPFRNRKGTLSQNVMVVCDFDGNARQWWARASWNADLEKALVDLLHEHNTPQYRGQNGWSTNVWNRITKKFHDNHPYRNYTKGQIQDKENELKREYKMLKEARQQSGVSWNEKRCMIEADPELWDNLIISFPKIGKFRSNKAFPLFDALGELYDGHLAEGNYNFTSTEPTQHTQVEVNPEVNSVEATHSHHDIVETLVDDTQGGMQEASMMENFVGNGEAQPTVPTAPSTSTENKPKKRRSNGDIAAMMEKYIEIKTKQVESKQIADVDEYSIKNCVARLNTMGLSREEKVKALQVFKNADNRELFICVDMDTALMWLQGEMA; from the exons ATGAATAACTTCTTCAACATCGTTCCTGCACTATCCAAACACTATCTGAAGCCTCCCAATCCAGCTCAAGTACACCCAAAGATCCGGAACAACCCAAGATACTTTCCTTATTTTCAG AATTGTCTTGGAGCTATTGGTGGGACTCATGTTCCCATGAACATTAATGGTGACATAGCCACACCATTTAGAAATAGGAAGGGAACACTCAGCCAGAACGTGATGGTGGTGTGTGACTTTGACGGGAACGCAAGGCAGTGGTGGG CTAGGGCCTCTTGGAATGCAGACCTAGAGAAGGCTCTTGTGGATTTGCTCCATGAGCACAATACTCCACAATATCGTGGGCAGAATGGATGGTCCACCAATGTTTGGAATAGGATTACCAAGAAATTCCATGATAACCATCCATACAGGAATTACACAAAGGGTCAGATCCAAGACAAGGAGAATGAGTTGAAGAGAGAGTACAAGATGCTCAAGGAGGCTAGACAGCAGAGTGGGGTTTCGTGGAATGAGAAACGGTGTATGATTGAAGCTGATCCAGAGTTGTGGGACAACCTCATCATT TCATTTCCTAAGATCGGGAAGTTCCGTAGCAACAAGGCTTTTCCCCTCTTTGATGCCTTGGGAGAGCTATATGATGGACATCTTGCCGAGGGAAACTACAACTTCACTTCCACTGAACCAACACAGCACACACAAGTGGAGGTCAATCCCGAGGTCAATTCTGTAGAGGCGACACATTCCcatcatgatattgtagagacctTGGTGGATGATACACAAGGAGGGATGCAAGAGGCTAGTATGATGGAGAACTTTGTTGGGAACGGGGAGGCTCAGCCCACTGTACCTACTGCACCATCAACAAGTACTGAAAATAAACCCAAGAAGCGCCGGTCAAATggagatattgctgctatgatggAGAAGTACATTGAGATCAAGACGAAGCAGGTCGAGAGCAAGCAAATCGCGGACGTGGATGAGTACTCAATCAAGAACTGTGTGGCTCGGCTAAACACAATGGGATTGTCACGAGAGGAGAAGGTCAAAGCCCTACAAGTCTTTAAGAATGCTGACAATCGTGAGCTCTTCATTTGCGTTGATATGGATACTGCTCTCATGTGGCTGCAAGGCGAAATGGCATAG
- the LOC139838997 gene encoding uncharacterized protein, with translation MQSFPRLFAICDDQDISVADALNRDSLQVRFRRSLDQESLQLWDELQDLVSQVPLADGLDKVTWHLEQSGSFSVKSMYAQLSQGTTIAHHKDMWKSKVPLKIKIFSWQLALDKLPSGLTCD, from the coding sequence ATGCAGTCCTTTCCGCGGCTCTTCGCCATCTGTGATGACCAAGACATCTCAGTTGCGGATGCTCTAAATCGCGATTCCCTCCAAGTCCGTTTCCGCCGTTCGCTGGATCAGGAAAGCCTGCAGCTATGGGATGAGCTGCAAGACTTGGTTAGTCAGGTGCCCCTTGCTGACGGCCTGGATAAGGTTACATGGCACCTCGAGCAGAGTGGTTCCTTCTCGGTCAAATCTATGTACGCCCAACTCTCCCAGGGCACGACTATTGCTCATCACAAGGACATGTGGAAATCAAAAGTGCCGCTTAAAATCAAGATCTTCTCCTGGCAGCTGGCGCTGGACAAGTTGCCCTCGGGACTGACTTGTGACTAG